A stretch of the Paramormyrops kingsleyae isolate MSU_618 chromosome 16, PKINGS_0.4, whole genome shotgun sequence genome encodes the following:
- the LOC111852290 gene encoding retinol dehydrogenase 7-like, with the protein MYEYLLGMVVFYYLYRWYKEKKRVSEECEKYVYITGCDSGFGRLLARRLDALGFCVIASCITEKGEGDLKKDCSARLTAVHLDVTKTDSVSKAAELIKTKVGEKGLWGLVNNAGVSVPCGPCDWLTIEDYKSLLDVNLNGLIAVTLSVLPLIKKARGRVVNVASVLGRISLQGGPYSISKFGVEAFNDSIRREMIHFGVKVICIEPGFFRTNMSSSDVIQRQFEKLWAKLPQEIREDYGNDYIDKVFHQKPVLEKMLDDDLMKVVSCMEHALCAVHPRTRYSAGWDSKFLWLPLSYMPSFISDYLLIRKGAKPAKSVI; encoded by the exons ATGTATGAATACCTGCTCGGGATGGTGGTCTTTTATTATCTCTATCGCTGGTATAAGGAAAAGAAAAGAGTGTCAGAGGAATGCGAGAAGTACGTGTACATCACGGGGTGTGACTCCGGCTTCGGCAGGCTGTTAGCCAGGCGCTTGGACGCGCTGGGCTTCTGCGTGATCGCGTCCTGCATAACGGAAAAGGGCGAAGGGGACCTTAAAAAAGACTGTTCCGCTAGACTGACCGCCGTGCACCTCGATGTCACCAAGACTGATAGCGTGAGCAAAGCGGCTGAACTGATCAAAACCAAAGTTGGGGAAAAAG GCTTGTGGGGTTTGGTGAACAACGCAGGGGTGTCTGTGCCGTGTGGACCCTGTGACTGGCTGACCATCGAAGACTACAAGTCTCTGCTAGACGTTAACTTGAACGGACTGATCGCCGTGACCCTCAGCGTGCTCCCCCTCATTAAGAAAGCAAGAGGGCGTGTGGTGAATGTGGCCAGTGTGCTCGGTCGGATTAGTTTACAGGGTGGACCGTATTCCATTTCCAAATTTGGAGTAGAGGCCTTCAATGACAGTATTAG GAGAGAGATGATTCATTTTGGAGTCAAAGTCATATGCATAGAACCAGGGTTTTTTAGAACCAATATGAGTAGCAGTGATGTTATTCAAAGGCAATTTGAGAAACTTTGGGCCAAATTGCCACAGGAAATCAGAGAGGATTATGGAAATGATTACATTGACAAAG TGTTCCACCAAAAGCCGGTTCTGGAAAAGATGCTAGATGATGATCTGATGAAAGTGGTGTCCTGCATGGAGCACGCCCTCTGTGCTGTCCATCCTCGCACCCGCTACTCCGCAGGCTGGGACTCCAAGTTCCTGTGGCTGCCTCTGTCCTACATGCCGTCCTTCATCTCTGATTACCTGCTCATCAGAAAGGGAGCAAAACCAGCAAAATCTGTGATATAG
- the cers6 gene encoding ceramide synthase 6 isoform X1, which translates to MAGILAWFWNERFWLPHNVTWADLKNTDEATFPQAEDLYLAFPLALGIFMIRLVFERFIAKPCALGLKIQANGPQKAQPNAILEKVFTSITKHPDEKRLEGLSKQLDWDVRTIQRWFRHRRNQEKPSTLTRFCESMWAFTFYLYIFTYGVRFLKKTSWQWNTRECWYNYPYQPLTMDIHYYYIVELSFYLSLLFSQFTDIRRKDFLIMFLHHLVTISLITFSYVNNMARVGTLVICLHDAADVLMEAAKMANYAKCQRLCNVIFVMFALVFISSRLGVYPIWILNSTLFESWEIVGPFPSWWVFNVLLLLLLLLHSFWSYLIVRIACRAVSRGKAGKWNPLHVSKDDRSDIESSSDEEEGSPPTQKLHNSATNGTSGTSGANGTNGYLSGPSCRDEH; encoded by the exons ATGGCCGGGATCTTGGCTTGGTTTTGGAACGAGAGGTTCTGGCTGCCACATAATGTAACCTGGGCTGACTTAAAAAACACAGACGAGGCAACCTTCCCGCAAGCCGAAGATCTCTATCTGGCTTTCCCCTTGGCATTGGGCATCTTCATGATACGCCTGGTTTTCGAGAG GTTCATTGCAAAGCCATGTGCCCTGGGTTTGAAGATCCAAGCAAACGGCCCCCAGAAGGCTCAGCCAAATGCTATTCTGGAGAAAGTCTTTACTTCTATTACCAAG CACCCAGACGAGAAGCGGTTAGAAGGCCTGTCCAAGCAGCTAGACTGGGATGTGAGGACCATCCAACGTTGGTTCCGGCATCGGCGGAACCAGGAGAAGCCCAGTACGCTGACCCGCTTCTGCGAGAGCAT GTGGGCATTCACCTTTTACCTCTACATATTCACCTACGGAGTGCGCTTCCTGAAGaag ACCTCCTGGCAATGGAACACCAGAGAATGCTGGTACAACTACCCTTACCAG CCACTGACCATGGACATCCATTACTACTACATAGTGGAGCTGTCCTTCTACCTCTCCCTATTGTTCTCCCAGTTCACGGACATCAGGAGGAAG GACTTCCTGATCATGTTCCTGCACCACCTGGTGACCATCTCCCTCATCACCTTCTCCTATGTGAACAACATGGCTCGGGTGGGGACTCTGGTCATATGCCTTCATGATGCTGCCGACGTCTTGATGGAG GCCGCTAAAATGGCCAACTATGCGAAGTGCCAGAGACTCTGCAACGTGATTTTCGTCATGTTTGCGCTGGTCTTTATCAGTTCCAGGCTGGGTGTTTATCCCATTTG GATTTTAAACAGCACGCTGTTTGAAAGCTGGGAGATCGTGGGCCCGTTCCCATCCTGGTGGGTCTTCAATGTTCTGCTGCTCCTACTGCTCCTGCTGCACTCATTCTGGTCCTACCTGATCGTGAGGATCGCCTGCAGGGCCGTCTCCCGGGGAAAG GCGGGGAAATGGAACCCTTTGCAT GTGTCCAAAGATGACCGAAGTGACATAGAGTCCAGCTCCGATGAGGAGGAAGGCTCTCCCCCGACACAGAAACTCCATAACAGTGCCACCAACGGCACCAGCGGCACCAGCGGGGCCAACGGGACCAACGGTTATCTGTCGGGGCCGTCGTGTCGGGACGAACACTGA
- the cers6 gene encoding ceramide synthase 6 isoform X2 gives MAGILAWFWNERFWLPHNVTWADLKNTDEATFPQAEDLYLAFPLALGIFMIRLVFERFIAKPCALGLKIQANGPQKAQPNAILEKVFTSITKHPDEKRLEGLSKQLDWDVRTIQRWFRHRRNQEKPSTLTRFCESMWAFTFYLYIFTYGVRFLKKTSWQWNTRECWYNYPYQPLTMDIHYYYIVELSFYLSLLFSQFTDIRRKDFLIMFLHHLVTISLITFSYVNNMARVGTLVICLHDAADVLMEAAKMANYAKCQRLCNVIFVMFALVFISSRLGVYPIWILNSTLFESWEIVGPFPSWWVFNVLLLLLLLLHSFWSYLIVRIACRAVSRGKVSKDDRSDIESSSDEEEGSPPTQKLHNSATNGTSGTSGANGTNGYLSGPSCRDEH, from the exons ATGGCCGGGATCTTGGCTTGGTTTTGGAACGAGAGGTTCTGGCTGCCACATAATGTAACCTGGGCTGACTTAAAAAACACAGACGAGGCAACCTTCCCGCAAGCCGAAGATCTCTATCTGGCTTTCCCCTTGGCATTGGGCATCTTCATGATACGCCTGGTTTTCGAGAG GTTCATTGCAAAGCCATGTGCCCTGGGTTTGAAGATCCAAGCAAACGGCCCCCAGAAGGCTCAGCCAAATGCTATTCTGGAGAAAGTCTTTACTTCTATTACCAAG CACCCAGACGAGAAGCGGTTAGAAGGCCTGTCCAAGCAGCTAGACTGGGATGTGAGGACCATCCAACGTTGGTTCCGGCATCGGCGGAACCAGGAGAAGCCCAGTACGCTGACCCGCTTCTGCGAGAGCAT GTGGGCATTCACCTTTTACCTCTACATATTCACCTACGGAGTGCGCTTCCTGAAGaag ACCTCCTGGCAATGGAACACCAGAGAATGCTGGTACAACTACCCTTACCAG CCACTGACCATGGACATCCATTACTACTACATAGTGGAGCTGTCCTTCTACCTCTCCCTATTGTTCTCCCAGTTCACGGACATCAGGAGGAAG GACTTCCTGATCATGTTCCTGCACCACCTGGTGACCATCTCCCTCATCACCTTCTCCTATGTGAACAACATGGCTCGGGTGGGGACTCTGGTCATATGCCTTCATGATGCTGCCGACGTCTTGATGGAG GCCGCTAAAATGGCCAACTATGCGAAGTGCCAGAGACTCTGCAACGTGATTTTCGTCATGTTTGCGCTGGTCTTTATCAGTTCCAGGCTGGGTGTTTATCCCATTTG GATTTTAAACAGCACGCTGTTTGAAAGCTGGGAGATCGTGGGCCCGTTCCCATCCTGGTGGGTCTTCAATGTTCTGCTGCTCCTACTGCTCCTGCTGCACTCATTCTGGTCCTACCTGATCGTGAGGATCGCCTGCAGGGCCGTCTCCCGGGGAAAG GTGTCCAAAGATGACCGAAGTGACATAGAGTCCAGCTCCGATGAGGAGGAAGGCTCTCCCCCGACACAGAAACTCCATAACAGTGCCACCAACGGCACCAGCGGCACCAGCGGGGCCAACGGGACCAACGGTTATCTGTCGGGGCCGTCGTGTCGGGACGAACACTGA